From a single Chloracidobacterium thermophilum B genomic region:
- the ligA gene encoding NAD-dependent DNA ligase LigA has product MSDAAPTLFSESLPLTRQAAEREAAALRAEIARHDELYYQQYAPVISDYDYDQLVKRLQAIEAEFPDLITPDSPTQRIGGRPSEGFASVPHRIRMLSLDNVYSPDELREWEARCRRTYDGPFDYVAELKIDGISLALRYTDGLLTEAITRGDGLTGDLVTENARTIRQIPLRLAQPLAADIEVRGEVYLPLSAFRRLNADLEAEGEKTFVNPRNAAAGTMKLLDSRVVASRRLAMFCYELFADGVKPFATHWESLEWLRQAGFPVNPHARRCATLDEVLAYCAEMESQRMARDYDTDGVVVKINPVRVQDELGATAKAPRWAVAYKFAPMQAQTRLRGVTWQVGRLGTLTPVAELEPVFVAGTTVARASLHNEDQIQRLDVRQGDLVIVEKSGDIIPQVVGVVTAARTGAEVPVGVPEYCPGCPERQVRLVRPEGEVAWRCPEMHCPTKLRQQVQHFASRPAMDIEGLGEVLVDKLVREGLVTDVADLYALTAEQVAALERLGEKSAANLMAQLERSKTAGLERLIFALGIPDVGRRKAQLLAQHFGSLAALAAASEAELVAVRDIGPATAAHIRQWFADARHQQTVARLEAAGVVTRLDSSGAGTTARLAGKQFVLTGTLPNLTREEATARIEAAGGRVTSAVSKKTDYVVVGENPGSKLAKAEALGIPLLDEAGLLALLAG; this is encoded by the coding sequence ATGTCTGACGCTGCTCCCACCCTGTTTTCGGAATCTCTGCCATTGACGCGGCAGGCCGCTGAGCGCGAAGCGGCAGCCCTGCGGGCTGAAATTGCGCGTCATGACGAGTTGTATTACCAGCAGTACGCGCCGGTCATCAGCGATTACGACTACGATCAGCTCGTCAAACGGCTTCAGGCCATCGAGGCGGAGTTTCCCGACCTCATTACGCCCGATAGTCCGACGCAGCGGATTGGCGGACGCCCCAGCGAAGGCTTTGCCTCCGTACCGCACCGGATTCGCATGCTGTCGCTGGATAACGTCTATTCGCCTGACGAACTGCGCGAATGGGAAGCGCGCTGCCGGCGCACCTATGACGGGCCATTTGACTACGTGGCCGAACTCAAAATTGACGGCATCAGCCTGGCGCTGCGCTACACCGATGGGCTACTGACGGAAGCCATTACCCGTGGCGATGGGCTGACCGGCGATCTGGTGACGGAAAATGCCCGTACGATCCGACAGATTCCCCTGCGTCTGGCGCAGCCGCTGGCGGCTGACATCGAAGTACGGGGCGAGGTCTATCTGCCTCTTTCGGCGTTCCGGCGGCTTAATGCCGACCTTGAAGCCGAAGGCGAAAAAACCTTCGTCAATCCCCGGAACGCTGCCGCCGGCACGATGAAGCTGCTGGACTCACGGGTGGTTGCCAGTCGGCGGCTGGCGATGTTCTGCTATGAATTGTTTGCCGACGGCGTCAAACCCTTTGCCACGCACTGGGAAAGCCTTGAATGGCTGCGCCAGGCGGGTTTTCCGGTCAATCCTCACGCCCGGCGTTGTGCGACGCTCGATGAGGTGCTGGCGTACTGCGCCGAAATGGAAAGCCAGCGGATGGCGCGCGACTATGACACCGACGGCGTGGTGGTGAAAATCAACCCGGTGCGTGTTCAGGACGAGTTGGGCGCGACAGCCAAAGCGCCACGCTGGGCGGTTGCCTACAAATTTGCGCCGATGCAGGCCCAGACCCGCCTGCGCGGCGTGACGTGGCAGGTCGGCCGTCTGGGCACGCTGACGCCGGTGGCCGAACTTGAACCGGTTTTTGTAGCCGGGACGACTGTGGCGCGCGCTTCCCTGCACAATGAAGACCAGATTCAGCGGCTTGATGTACGGCAGGGCGATCTGGTCATCGTCGAAAAAAGCGGCGACATCATTCCGCAGGTTGTGGGCGTGGTCACGGCGGCGCGCACGGGGGCCGAGGTGCCGGTTGGTGTCCCGGAATACTGTCCGGGCTGCCCGGAGCGGCAGGTCCGGCTGGTGCGCCCGGAAGGTGAGGTGGCGTGGCGGTGCCCCGAAATGCACTGCCCGACCAAGCTGCGGCAGCAGGTACAGCATTTTGCCAGCCGTCCGGCGATGGACATCGAAGGGCTGGGCGAAGTGCTCGTGGACAAGCTGGTACGGGAGGGCCTCGTGACGGACGTTGCCGATCTCTACGCCCTGACGGCCGAACAGGTCGCGGCACTGGAGCGGTTGGGGGAGAAGTCGGCAGCCAATCTCATGGCCCAGCTTGAACGCAGCAAGACGGCCGGGTTGGAGCGGCTCATCTTTGCCCTGGGGATTCCCGATGTCGGTCGCCGCAAGGCGCAACTGCTGGCGCAGCACTTCGGCTCGCTGGCGGCGCTGGCGGCAGCTTCGGAGGCGGAACTGGTGGCCGTACGGGACATCGGTCCGGCCACAGCCGCGCACATCCGTCAGTGGTTTGCCGATGCCCGGCATCAGCAGACGGTGGCACGGCTGGAAGCGGCCGGGGTTGTGACCCGGCTGGACTCGTCCGGTGCGGGTACGACGGCGCGGCTGGCAGGCAAGCAGTTCGTACTGACGGGAACTCTGCCCAACCTGACGCGGGAGGAAGCGACAGCGCGCATCGAGGCGGCTGGCGGACGGGTGACGAGCGCCGTCAGCAAGAAGACGGATTATGTTGTGGTGGGTGAAAATCCCGGCTCGAAGCTGGCCAAGGCTGAGGCGCTGGGCATTCCCCTTCTGGACGAAGCCGGGCTGCTGGCGCTACTCGCCGGATAA
- a CDS encoding DNA adenine methylase yields the protein MIGSPLRYPGGKSRAVNLIASLVPQFEEYREPFLGGGSVFIYLKQKFPNRKFWVNDLHLPLFKFWKMCESDVECIIKKVYEWREQFQEGKDLHRFLVSNTSAFDDIETAAAFFILNRMTFSGTSESGGYSEQAFRGRFTESSIHRLKKFAEVIKGTKITNEDFQKVVGQEGKNVFLFLDPPYYSATKSALYGKNGNLHKCFDHVRFAETMKRCRHDWLITYDDSEYIRELFSFATILTWDLKYGMRNVTPHSNQTGKELFISNYLTKLHERNLQEKQLSFLW from the coding sequence ATGATCGGAAGTCCACTTAGATACCCAGGAGGTAAAAGCCGCGCAGTAAACTTGATCGCCTCGCTTGTGCCTCAATTCGAAGAATACCGTGAACCATTTCTCGGCGGGGGATCTGTATTTATCTATCTCAAGCAAAAATTTCCGAACAGAAAATTTTGGGTTAATGACTTGCACCTTCCACTTTTTAAATTTTGGAAGATGTGCGAATCTGACGTGGAATGCATAATCAAAAAAGTCTATGAATGGCGCGAGCAATTCCAAGAAGGTAAAGACTTACATAGATTTCTCGTCAGCAATACTTCTGCATTTGATGACATTGAAACTGCTGCTGCATTTTTTATTCTCAATCGCATGACATTTTCTGGAACAAGTGAAAGTGGTGGGTACAGCGAACAAGCATTTCGAGGAAGATTTACTGAAAGTAGTATTCATCGATTGAAAAAGTTTGCAGAGGTCATTAAGGGAACAAAGATCACTAATGAAGATTTCCAAAAAGTTGTTGGGCAGGAAGGTAAAAATGTGTTTCTTTTTCTTGATCCGCCCTACTATTCCGCAACTAAATCTGCATTGTATGGTAAGAATGGAAACTTACACAAATGCTTTGACCATGTTCGTTTTGCCGAGACGATGAAAAGGTGCCGCCACGATTGGCTCATCACGTATGATGATAGCGAGTACATCAGAGAACTCTTTTCATTTGCGACAATCTTGACTTGGGATTTGAAATACGGAATGCGTAATGTTACCCCTCACTCCAATCAGACGGGCAAGGAACTCTTTATTTCAAACTATTTGACTAAGCTGCACGAAAGGAATTTGCAAGAGAAACAACTAAGTTTTCTGTGGTAG
- a CDS encoding 3-hydroxyacyl-CoA dehydrogenase family protein, whose product MTELRNIGVVGCGTMGAGIAQTVIQAGLDVVVVETDDDRLQRGFTTIVSSLSKLVEKGLLEDEAKSAAQQRLRGSTELSALAGCDLIIEAIVEDLAAKQTLFRQLDALCRPETVFASNTSSLSITQMAGVVSPARQTRFLGLHFFNPVPRMALVEVVRSFLTDAAVAEQVTAFVQAIGKTPVQATDKTGFIVNRLLVPYSLDAIRALEEGVGSIADIDQAMKLGAGHPMGPLMLNDLVGLDVLLNVANVMYDAFRERRFAPPPLLTRMVAAGWLGRKTGRGFYDYSDPKQPKPMTLQ is encoded by the coding sequence GTGGTGGTGGTCGAAACGGACGATGACCGGCTGCAACGCGGTTTTACGACGATTGTTTCATCCCTGTCGAAACTGGTCGAGAAGGGCCTTTTGGAAGATGAAGCCAAAAGTGCGGCCCAGCAGCGGCTGCGTGGCTCGACCGAGCTTTCGGCGCTGGCGGGATGTGACCTCATCATCGAGGCTATTGTGGAAGACCTGGCCGCCAAGCAGACGTTGTTCCGCCAGTTGGATGCGTTGTGCCGGCCTGAAACGGTCTTTGCCAGCAACACCTCCTCGCTCTCGATTACCCAGATGGCGGGTGTCGTTTCACCGGCGCGGCAGACCCGCTTTCTCGGCCTGCACTTCTTCAATCCCGTCCCGCGCATGGCGCTTGTGGAAGTCGTCCGGTCGTTTCTGACCGACGCCGCCGTGGCCGAGCAGGTCACGGCCTTTGTGCAGGCGATTGGGAAAACGCCTGTTCAGGCTACGGACAAGACGGGCTTTATCGTCAACCGCCTGCTCGTGCCCTACTCCCTCGACGCCATCCGTGCGCTGGAAGAGGGCGTCGGCTCGATAGCCGACATTGACCAGGCAATGAAGTTGGGGGCGGGGCATCCCATGGGGCCGCTGATGCTCAACGACCTGGTGGGGCTGGATGTCCTCCTCAACGTGGCCAATGTCATGTACGATGCCTTCCGGGAACGGCGGTTCGCGCCCCCGCCGCTTCTGACGCGCATGGTGGCGGCTGGCTGGCTGGGTCGCAAAACCGGACGCGGCTTTTACGACTACAGCGACCCGAAACAGCCCAAGCCCATGACGCTACAGTGA
- a CDS encoding DUF2103 domain-containing protein: MVRKKSSEAAEGRLVWNHSTHIPGLIPVLTRLCKVPGVKTVTPGRLGQAKGRPLPLTIRVTVPIVGGFKLQARSSGGVQEIFVVTSLTEAELQQAIDELLADD; this comes from the coding sequence ATGGTCAGGAAAAAGTCTTCAGAAGCAGCCGAAGGGCGTTTGGTGTGGAACCATTCGACCCACATTCCGGGACTCATCCCCGTGCTGACGCGCCTGTGCAAAGTGCCCGGCGTCAAGACGGTGACGCCGGGACGCCTGGGACAGGCCAAGGGCCGCCCGCTGCCTCTGACGATTCGGGTCACAGTGCCGATTGTCGGCGGCTTCAAACTTCAGGCGCGTTCCAGTGGGGGCGTCCAGGAAATTTTTGTCGTCACTTCCCTGACCGAAGCGGAGTTGCAGCAGGCCATAGATGAACTTCTGGCCGACGACTGA
- a CDS encoding DNA-methyltransferase produces MTAEQLGQRYAGDCAYQAVGNSVVIHADCLEWMRRVPGECFHAIVTDPPYGLKEYDPEQLAKRSNGHGGIWRIPPSFDGHTRSPLPRFTALNGKEREQIEVYFQEWAMLALRVLYPGGHLFLASNVFLSQTVFAALVRAGLEFRGQVIRLVRTLRGGDKPKNAEEEFPDVCSMPRGCYEPWGIFRKPLPKGMTVSECLRQFQTGGLRRKPDGNPFEDVIESERTPRKERMLANHPSLKPQSFLRQLVYASLPLGEGILLDPFMGSGSTIAAAEAVGYSALGIEKNPDYYHLSLTSIPALSALDVKENQMSLQLP; encoded by the coding sequence ATGACTGCGGAACAGCTTGGACAACGCTACGCCGGCGACTGCGCGTATCAGGCCGTGGGGAACTCCGTGGTAATTCACGCCGACTGCCTGGAGTGGATGCGTCGCGTGCCGGGCGAATGTTTCCATGCCATCGTCACCGATCCGCCATACGGGCTGAAAGAGTATGACCCGGAACAGTTGGCCAAACGCTCAAACGGTCACGGCGGTATCTGGCGCATCCCACCTTCCTTTGATGGGCACACCCGATCACCGCTCCCGCGCTTCACGGCCCTGAACGGGAAGGAGCGGGAACAAATCGAAGTGTATTTTCAGGAGTGGGCAATGCTTGCCCTGCGGGTCCTGTACCCAGGCGGGCATCTTTTTCTTGCCTCCAATGTCTTTCTGTCGCAAACCGTTTTTGCGGCTCTGGTGCGCGCCGGCCTGGAGTTTCGGGGGCAGGTCATCCGGTTGGTGAGAACCCTGCGGGGCGGGGACAAGCCCAAAAATGCCGAAGAGGAGTTTCCCGATGTCTGTTCCATGCCGCGTGGGTGTTACGAACCCTGGGGCATCTTCCGCAAGCCACTACCTAAAGGCATGACCGTCAGCGAGTGCCTGCGACAGTTTCAGACCGGCGGCTTGCGGCGCAAGCCCGATGGCAATCCTTTCGAGGACGTCATTGAAAGTGAACGCACGCCACGAAAAGAACGGATGCTGGCCAATCATCCGAGCCTGAAACCGCAATCTTTTCTGCGCCAGCTTGTGTATGCTTCTTTGCCGCTTGGCGAAGGCATTCTTCTTGACCCTTTTATGGGTTCAGGCTCCACGATTGCGGCTGCCGAGGCAGTTGGGTATTCTGCCCTCGGTATCGAGAAAAACCCGGATTACTACCACTTAAGCCTGACGTCCATACCGGCTTTATCGGCACTTGACGTCAAGGAAAATCAAATGTCTCTTCAGTTGCCCTAA
- a CDS encoding DNA methyltransferase, with product MTVSECLRQFQTGGLRRKPDGNPFEDVIESERTPRKERMLANHPSLKPQSFLRQLVYAPLPLGEGILLDPFMGSSSTIATAGVVGYSTLGIEKNPGYYYSK from the coding sequence ATGACCGTCAGCGAGTGCCTGCGACAGTTTCAGACCGGCGGCTTGCGGCGCAAGCCCGATGGCAATCCTTTCGAGGACGTCATTGAAAGTGAACGCACGCCACGAAAAGAACGGATGCTGGCCAATCATCCGAGCCTGAAACCGCAATCTTTTCTGCGCCAGCTTGTGTATGCTCCTTTGCCGCTTGGCGAAGGCATTCTTCTTGACCCTTTTATGGGTTCAAGCTCCACGATTGCGACTGCCGGGGTGGTTGGATATTCTACCCTTGGTATCGAGAAAAATCCGGGTTACTACTACAGCAAGTAG